A DNA window from Paenibacillus sp. HWE-109 contains the following coding sequences:
- a CDS encoding FecCD family ABC transporter permease, translating into MNTGIITKHYKWLGLTVLFMLVIIAMACSVRFGVTKIPLRSIVDAYTAFNGSNEHLIIKSARVPRALIAATVGAALAVAGAYMQAVTRNPLASPSIFGVNAGAAFFIVCAISWFGDVSLIALTWIAFLGAAVSAGAVYGIGSLGKDGMTPIKITLAGSAMTAFFASLTQGIQLTSGKVFEETLFWLVGSVAGRELSMLNAVYPYMLVALLLSVIMSRHINVLSMGEDVATGLGQNTAYIKAIAAFIIVILAGGSVAVAGPIAFVGIIIPHISRYLVGMDYRWIIPYSAVLGALLLLTADIGARFIVMPKEVPVGVMTAIIGVPFFVYIARKGGETK; encoded by the coding sequence ATGAATACTGGCATTATTACCAAACATTACAAATGGCTGGGACTAACCGTGCTTTTTATGCTTGTCATTATCGCGATGGCTTGCAGTGTTAGGTTTGGCGTTACGAAAATACCATTGCGAAGCATTGTAGATGCTTATACTGCTTTTAATGGATCGAATGAGCATCTGATTATCAAAAGTGCCCGCGTACCTCGCGCGCTGATTGCTGCTACAGTTGGTGCAGCTCTTGCCGTAGCTGGGGCCTATATGCAGGCTGTTACGCGGAATCCGCTAGCTTCGCCGAGTATTTTCGGGGTGAATGCCGGGGCCGCTTTTTTCATCGTTTGCGCCATTTCCTGGTTCGGGGATGTTTCACTGATCGCTTTGACGTGGATTGCTTTTCTTGGAGCAGCGGTAAGCGCGGGGGCGGTATACGGGATTGGATCATTAGGAAAAGATGGGATGACGCCAATCAAAATTACGCTGGCTGGTTCAGCCATGACGGCTTTTTTCGCTTCTTTAACACAGGGAATTCAATTGACGAGCGGGAAAGTGTTCGAAGAAACCCTATTCTGGTTAGTCGGATCTGTGGCAGGGCGCGAGTTGAGCATGCTGAATGCGGTGTATCCCTATATGCTTGTGGCGCTTCTGCTATCGGTTATCATGTCGCGGCATATCAATGTGCTGAGCATGGGTGAAGATGTGGCAACTGGTTTGGGGCAAAATACTGCTTATATCAAGGCCATTGCAGCCTTCATTATTGTCATTCTAGCCGGAGGCTCCGTTGCTGTTGCAGGGCCGATCGCTTTTGTTGGCATCATTATTCCGCATATTTCAAGATATTTGGTCGGCATGGACTATCGCTGGATTATTCCTTATAGTGCTGTGCTTGGGGCCTTGCTGCTGCTTACTGCGGATATCGGCGCGCGCTTCATTGTCATGCCTAAGGAAGTTCCGGTTGGCGTGATGACAGCGATCATTGGCGTGCCTTTCTTCGTGTATATCGCGCGCAAAGGAGGCGAAACCAAATGA
- a CDS encoding FecCD family ABC transporter permease has translation MSKFFTVRSPMVSYLISKKVVWATLLLTVLMLAVIVVSLSSGSLKIPPLDVLKALLHIGNDSAYNVVIYKLRLPRIVIAILVGSSLAVSGAILQGMIRNPLASPDIVGITGGATLGAVTFFYFFAGAVSIHLLPIGAILGAFVSTLLIYAMAWKKGVAPLRLVLIGIGMTAAFTAVTYMLLISAPYILAQKSLTFMSGSIYGTSWAKDVLPLLPWTLILMPLAFLYTRHVNVQELGDDMAAGVGSHVQKHRLILLLIAVALAGAAVSIGGAIAFIGLMAPHIARKLVGPAFGGVLPVSALLGALILLLADWIGRTAFTPLDIPAGVFTAAVGAPFFVYLIYRHRHH, from the coding sequence ATGAGTAAATTTTTCACGGTTCGCAGTCCCATGGTTTCGTATTTAATCAGCAAAAAAGTGGTTTGGGCAACGCTGCTGTTGACTGTTCTCATGCTTGCTGTCATTGTGGTCAGCCTAAGCAGCGGAAGTCTCAAAATTCCGCCATTGGACGTTCTGAAAGCACTTCTTCATATTGGCAACGATAGTGCTTACAATGTTGTTATTTATAAATTACGGCTGCCGCGCATTGTCATCGCGATTCTCGTAGGCTCGTCGCTGGCTGTTTCCGGGGCTATTCTGCAAGGGATGATTCGCAACCCGCTAGCATCGCCGGATATTGTTGGTATTACAGGCGGGGCGACGCTTGGGGCAGTAACGTTCTTTTACTTTTTCGCAGGGGCAGTCAGCATTCATCTGCTGCCGATAGGGGCGATTCTGGGGGCGTTTGTTTCGACGCTGCTCATCTATGCCATGGCATGGAAAAAAGGCGTAGCACCGCTTCGTCTCGTTCTGATCGGGATCGGCATGACCGCTGCGTTCACGGCTGTTACGTATATGCTCCTCATCTCAGCACCTTATATTCTGGCGCAGAAATCGCTGACATTCATGTCAGGCAGCATCTATGGCACTTCCTGGGCCAAAGACGTGCTGCCGCTTCTACCTTGGACACTAATCCTTATGCCCCTTGCCTTCCTGTATACGAGGCATGTCAATGTTCAGGAGCTTGGAGATGATATGGCGGCAGGAGTAGGCAGTCATGTGCAGAAGCACCGTCTGATCTTGCTGCTCATCGCTGTTGCGCTGGCTGGAGCAGCGGTATCGATTGGCGGGGCAATTGCTTTTATCGGACTCATGGCTCCGCATATTGCCCGCAAGCTGGTAGGTCCGGCGTTCGGCGGCGTATTGCCGGTTTCGGCTTTATTAGGCGCATTAATTCTTCTGCTCGCGGATTGGATTGGCCGTACAGCCTTTACACCGCTCGATATTCCGGCTGGCGTATTCACAGCAGCCGTCGGTGCTCCCTTTTTCGTATATCTGATTTATCGCCATCGTCATCACTAA
- a CDS encoding ABC transporter ATP-binding protein, which translates to MTAMEAKNLRLSYGDTLIFNDLNLTIPKGKVTVFVGSNGCGKSTLLRSLARLLKPKDGSILLDSHEIAKLSTKEIAKRLAILPQGPVAPEGLTVLQLVKQGRYPYQSWLQQWSQEDERMVRMALESTGIADLSERTVDSLSGGQRQRAWIAMTLAQGTDTILLDEPTTYLDLTHQVDVLDLLFELNQNENRTIVMVLHDINLACRYAHHMVAIKEQKVWATGHPEDIVNEHMIASVFNMESVVSKDPLFGTPMVIPHGKGRMLK; encoded by the coding sequence ATGACGGCCATGGAAGCCAAAAATCTTCGTCTCTCCTATGGAGATACCTTAATATTTAACGACCTTAATCTAACCATTCCCAAAGGCAAAGTGACCGTCTTCGTGGGCAGCAACGGCTGCGGCAAGTCCACCTTGCTGCGCTCGCTGGCACGTCTGTTGAAGCCCAAAGATGGGTCCATTCTGCTGGATAGCCACGAAATTGCCAAGCTGTCCACCAAAGAAATCGCCAAGCGCTTGGCGATCCTTCCGCAAGGTCCCGTAGCGCCTGAAGGATTAACCGTGCTGCAGCTCGTTAAACAGGGCAGATATCCGTATCAATCCTGGCTCCAGCAGTGGTCGCAGGAAGACGAGCGGATGGTCCGCATGGCGCTGGAATCGACAGGAATTGCCGATCTATCGGAGAGAACGGTGGATTCCTTGTCTGGCGGGCAACGGCAAAGAGCCTGGATCGCCATGACCTTGGCGCAGGGCACAGACACCATTCTGTTGGACGAGCCGACCACCTACTTGGATTTAACTCACCAAGTGGATGTCCTTGATCTGTTGTTCGAGTTGAACCAGAACGAGAACCGCACCATCGTGATGGTGCTGCACGATATCAACCTGGCCTGTCGCTACGCCCACCATATGGTCGCCATCAAAGAGCAGAAAGTCTGGGCTACCGGACATCCCGAAGACATCGTGAACGAGCATATGATTGCATCCGTGTTCAACATGGAAAGCGTCGTCTCCAAAGACCCGTTGTTCGGGACACCGATGGTGATCCCTCATGGCAAGGGTCGGATGTTGAAATAG